One Mustelus asterias chromosome 12, sMusAst1.hap1.1, whole genome shotgun sequence genomic region harbors:
- the znhit3 gene encoding zinc finger HIT domain-containing protein 3 isoform X2, with the protein MGAESLVREPLSGWMRMCRVCGEQPPKYRCPRCELRYCSVGCYKKHKDDCKPRATDSVSTISEPYPSLKEIQQNGNGHHSTDDIFDDDDEESDRVPLEKLRLLESNELKNLLCNPHLKQLLLTVDKAEDKESIMKTVMQEPIFVEFADQCLQIVEPPEQENDIFAS; encoded by the exons aTGGGGGCGGAGTCTCTGGTCCGGGAGCCGCTCTCAGGCTGGATGAGGATGTGCCGCGTGTGCGGGGAGCAGCCGCCCAAATACCGGTGTCCGCGCTGTGAGCTGCGCTA tTGCTCTGTAGGATGTTACAAGAAACACAAAG ATGATTGTAAACCACGGGCGACTGATTCCGTTTCAACAATTTCAGAACCGTATCCATCTTTGAAGGAAATACAGCAAAATGGCAACG GACACCACTCCACAGATGATATctttgatgatgatgatgaagaaTCTGATCGGGTCCCCCTGGAGAAACTGAGACTGTTGG aatccaacgaGTTGAAGAATCTACTTTGCAACCCTCACCTTAAACAGTTGCTATTAACAGTAGACAAGGCAGAGGATAAAGAAAGCATCATGAAGACAGTCATGCAGGAACCAATTTTTGTGGAATTTGCAGATCAGTGTTTACAAATAGTTGAACCCCCAGAGCAAGAAAATGACATTTTTGCCTCCTAG
- the znhit3 gene encoding zinc finger HIT domain-containing protein 3 isoform X1: MGAGPGEMGAESLVREPLSGWMRMCRVCGEQPPKYRCPRCELRYCSVGCYKKHKDDCKPRATDSVSTISEPYPSLKEIQQNGNGHHSTDDIFDDDDEESDRVPLEKLRLLAESNELKNLLCNPHLKQLLLTVDKAEDKESIMKTVMQEPIFVEFADQCLQIVEPPEQENDIFAS; encoded by the exons atgggggcggggcctggggaaaTGGGGGCGGAGTCTCTGGTCCGGGAGCCGCTCTCAGGCTGGATGAGGATGTGCCGCGTGTGCGGGGAGCAGCCGCCCAAATACCGGTGTCCGCGCTGTGAGCTGCGCTA tTGCTCTGTAGGATGTTACAAGAAACACAAAG ATGATTGTAAACCACGGGCGACTGATTCCGTTTCAACAATTTCAGAACCGTATCCATCTTTGAAGGAAATACAGCAAAATGGCAACG GACACCACTCCACAGATGATATctttgatgatgatgatgaagaaTCTGATCGGGTCCCCCTGGAGAAACTGAGACTGTTGG cagaatccaacgaGTTGAAGAATCTACTTTGCAACCCTCACCTTAAACAGTTGCTATTAACAGTAGACAAGGCAGAGGATAAAGAAAGCATCATGAAGACAGTCATGCAGGAACCAATTTTTGTGGAATTTGCAGATCAGTGTTTACAAATAGTTGAACCCCCAGAGCAAGAAAATGACATTTTTGCCTCCTAG
- the LOC144501880 gene encoding sphingosine 1-phosphate receptor 2-like → MNRVSNGSLGHPNNSVTWSSSLVLSLAIPQLVINVISIICNSAVILAIVSARHQHKPIFILFGSLALSDLLSSSSSFWIALLFLAEPEDTVYGSPELLHAYAILAISILSTVYNLMSIGVERYLTVADCLRPRYRISHCQTWLAAGASWFLAGIFGGLPLMGWNCLGKGDGASSALYRPLCLDYLIFITIPNCVVTFSCLMFTYIAIIVILKRQKCIIATQGHDSNSYRLAEAHVAKISVTIWVMTVVSYAPFFSGVLWDAFDHSPLRDLHIHIYVFRNFTAIMITLNSLVNPIVYTHKLKGLGNAIGSCRCPFNNKVHIQTANNP, encoded by the coding sequence ATGAACCGCGTGTCAAACGGCTCTCTGGGACACCCCAACAACTCTGTCACTTGGAGCTCCAGCTTAGTTCTGTCGCTGGCAATCCCGCAGttggtcatcaatgtcatttccatcatctgcaacaGTGCGGTGATCCTCGCCATCGTCTCTGCAAGGCACCAGCACAAACCCATCTTCATCCTCTTTGGCAGCCTGGCCTTGTCCGACCTCCTCTCCAGCTCCTCTTCCTTTTGGATCGCGCTGCTCTTCCTCGCCGAGCCGGAGGACACGGTGTACGGCTCGCCGGAGCTGCTGCATGCCTACGCCATCCTCGCCATCTCCATCCTCTCGACCGTCTACAACCTGATGAGCATTGGCGTTGAGCGATACCTCACAGTGGCTGACTGTTTGAGACCCAGATACCGCATCTCCCATTGCCAGACCTGGCTGGCAGCTGGGGCCAGCTGGTTTCTGGCCGGCATCTTTGGTGGACTGCCTCTGATGGGTTGGAATTGCTTGGGCAAAGGAGACGGAGCATCTTCTGCTCTCTACCGGCCTCTGTGCCTCGATTACTTGATCTTTATTACCATCCCTAACTGTGTGGTGACTTTCTCTTGCTTAATGTTCACTTACATTGCCATCATTGTCATTCTAAAGAGACAGAAGTGCATCATTGCAACACAAGGACATGATAGTAACAGTTACAGACTGGCCGAAGCACATGTAGCAAAGATAAGTGTGACTATTTGGGTAATGACTGTTGTCTCCTatgccccattcttctccggcgtTCTCTGGGATGCATTCGATCACTCTCCCCTCAGAGACCTTCATATCCACATCTATGTTTTCAGAAACTTCACCGCGATAATGATAACGCTAAACTCTTTAGTTAATCCCATAGTCTATACCCACAAATTAAAGGGCTTGGGAAACGCCATCGGTTCCTGCCGATGTCCTTTTAACAACAAGGTCCACATCCAAACAGCAAATAATCCCTGA